In a single window of the Dinghuibacter silviterrae genome:
- a CDS encoding RagB/SusD family nutrient uptake outer membrane protein, whose protein sequence is MKKSFLIILFFCAACQKTFLDLNPLDQATVAVYFKTPDQFKAAANDFYNKMIGFKPINGSSIYNWEDWGSDILNGGYGWPVTNNPSDIYWNNPYSYIRANNVLLMHARSYPGAYSDIRQYCAAAYFFRAWQHFFLLKRFGGVPLDTIVADVSSPMLYAPRNSRYEVTQQILADLDSAIAGLPLEANIAAADKGQVSQQAAMAFKARVCLYEGTYEKYVGNATDGDGASAGAGSKGANAANITTYLTMAKTLSAQVMTYPDYQLFTFGGVDSLSYYYEFVLEDASSNPLGLTKTANKEFILASKYDYTLLQGDANLTHTGAGGPTRKLMDMYDCRDGLPPSVSPTFKGYAHMMDEFTNRDWRMRSNMRIPGQRYWGYGGNGMGSNYTLANYINLFNWPSYIKPFYPDLTVSASNSGYANRKWACENPNRNDYQESYDYPQIRLAEVYLTYAEATCELNGGTISDNDLNISVNLLRSRAGVAPLTNALIAPYPSLTMLGEIRRERTIELLDENTRFTDLYRWGTAEQELNTPAEGVVIQYEGQPTEYATAINPNSGKAIYSQATYSYGVDPANGALILYLPPKVPMTKKNYLTSIPQDQINLNPKLLQNPGY, encoded by the coding sequence ATGAAAAAATCTTTTTTAATCATATTGTTCTTTTGCGCAGCTTGTCAAAAGACCTTTCTGGACCTCAACCCGCTCGACCAGGCCACGGTGGCCGTGTATTTCAAAACACCCGACCAGTTCAAAGCGGCGGCCAACGACTTTTACAACAAGATGATCGGTTTTAAACCCATCAACGGCAGCAGCATTTACAACTGGGAAGACTGGGGCAGCGACATCCTCAACGGCGGGTATGGCTGGCCCGTCACCAACAACCCCTCCGACATTTACTGGAACAACCCCTATTCTTATATCCGCGCCAACAATGTGCTTTTGATGCACGCGCGCAGCTATCCCGGTGCCTACAGCGACATCCGTCAGTACTGCGCCGCGGCGTATTTCTTCAGGGCCTGGCAGCACTTCTTCCTCCTGAAGCGCTTTGGAGGCGTGCCCCTCGACACCATCGTGGCGGACGTCAGCAGCCCGATGCTCTATGCTCCCCGCAACAGCCGCTACGAAGTAACCCAACAGATCCTCGCCGACCTCGACAGCGCCATTGCCGGTCTCCCCCTGGAAGCCAATATTGCCGCCGCGGATAAGGGACAGGTCAGCCAGCAGGCGGCCATGGCCTTCAAGGCCCGCGTATGTCTCTACGAAGGCACATACGAGAAATACGTCGGCAACGCCACGGACGGAGACGGGGCCAGCGCCGGCGCCGGGAGCAAGGGCGCCAATGCCGCCAACATCACCACCTACCTGACCATGGCCAAAACCCTGTCGGCCCAGGTGATGACCTACCCGGACTACCAGCTCTTTACGTTTGGCGGGGTGGATTCGCTCAGCTATTATTACGAGTTCGTCCTTGAAGACGCCTCCTCCAACCCGCTGGGCCTGACCAAAACGGCCAACAAGGAATTCATCCTTGCCAGCAAGTACGACTATACCCTCCTCCAGGGAGATGCCAACCTGACCCATACCGGCGCGGGCGGGCCCACGCGGAAGCTGATGGATATGTACGATTGCCGCGATGGGTTGCCGCCTTCCGTCTCGCCCACCTTCAAGGGCTACGCCCACATGATGGACGAGTTCACCAACCGCGACTGGCGGATGCGCAGCAATATGAGGATCCCCGGCCAGCGCTACTGGGGCTATGGCGGCAACGGCATGGGGTCCAACTATACCCTCGCTAATTACATCAACCTCTTCAACTGGCCCTCCTACATCAAGCCGTTCTACCCCGACCTCACGGTCAGCGCCTCCAATTCAGGCTATGCCAACCGGAAGTGGGCCTGCGAAAACCCCAACCGGAACGACTACCAGGAATCCTACGACTACCCGCAGATCCGCCTCGCCGAAGTCTACCTCACTTACGCCGAGGCCACCTGCGAACTCAACGGCGGAACGATTTCGGACAACGACCTGAACATCTCCGTCAACCTGCTCCGGTCTCGTGCCGGCGTCGCCCCCCTCACCAACGCACTCATCGCCCCCTATCCCAGCCTGACCATGCTCGGAGAAATCCGCCGCGAGCGCACCATCGAACTATTGGATGAGAACACCCGCTTCACCGACCTCTACCGCTGGGGCACCGCCGAACAGGAGCTGAACACCCCCGCGGAAGGCGTCGTGATCCAATACGAGGGCCAGCCCACAGAATACGCCACCGCCATCAACCCCAATTCCGGTAAAGCGATCTACAGCCAGGCGACCTACAGCTACGGGGTGGACCCCGCGAACGGGGCGCTTATCCTTTACCTTCCACCGAAGGTCCCCATGACCAAAAAGAATTACCTGACGTCGATTCCGCAGGATCAGATCAACCTGAATCCAAAGCTTTTGCAGAATCCCGGGTACTAA
- a CDS encoding nucleotidyltransferase family protein: MYTLETIVEKLRAYKPELQRKYPISRLGIFGSYARGEATENSDIDVAVELNGPMGLDFVAMADEIENLFGVKVDVVPKRSIKSAYLPFVEKDILYV, encoded by the coding sequence ATGTATACGTTAGAAACCATCGTGGAAAAGCTTCGTGCATACAAGCCGGAACTTCAACGGAAATACCCAATAAGCCGATTGGGTATATTTGGTTCTTACGCACGTGGCGAAGCTACAGAGAACAGTGACATTGATGTAGCTGTTGAGCTCAATGGACCAATGGGACTCGATTTCGTGGCTATGGCCGACGAGATAGAGAACCTATTTGGCGTAAAGGTTGATGTTGTACCCAAACGCTCCATTAAATCTGCGTATCTCCCCTTTGTAGAAAAAGACATCTTGTATGTCTAA
- a CDS encoding sensor histidine kinase, whose protein sequence is MKDLLDIKRFMLYAWVGLAIVVMCTIQEVYHHATFGMALLECIWLTIYLTLVNYVLFEYTVPRLRVRKFYIGILLFVLYIFLFTALFHHWAQLGHLLHLNDDYIDPPGKHHDLGEEASFSIPSAFIFGIVSHLYKHAQLRQTAQQLRIEKQTAELNYLKSQTNPHFLFNTLNNIYSLARDKSDQAPETILRLSKILRYMLYEAGGSFVAVEQELKVIGDYISLEKLRYDESLRINFNYDVEDMKQAVPPLLLMPMVENAFKHGASETRIHPFVDIHLSIAQRKLAFYVRNSTEEHNGNGQVRENIGLSNLRRQLELLYTDYEVSVEQKQSEFSATLKINLASHV, encoded by the coding sequence ATGAAGGACCTTTTGGACATAAAACGTTTCATGCTGTATGCCTGGGTAGGGCTGGCCATCGTCGTCATGTGCACCATCCAGGAGGTATACCACCACGCGACGTTTGGGATGGCGCTGCTCGAATGCATCTGGCTGACGATTTACCTCACCCTGGTGAACTATGTGTTGTTCGAGTATACCGTTCCCCGCCTCCGTGTGCGGAAGTTTTATATAGGAATCCTTCTTTTTGTTCTTTACATTTTTTTATTCACCGCTCTCTTTCACCATTGGGCGCAGTTGGGGCATCTTTTGCACCTAAACGACGACTATATCGATCCGCCCGGCAAACACCACGACCTGGGGGAAGAAGCGAGCTTTAGCATCCCCTCGGCCTTTATATTCGGGATCGTCAGCCATTTGTACAAACACGCCCAGCTCCGGCAAACGGCGCAACAACTGCGGATCGAAAAACAGACGGCGGAACTGAACTACCTCAAGTCGCAAACCAACCCCCACTTCCTGTTCAACACCCTGAACAACATCTATTCGCTGGCCAGGGACAAGTCCGACCAGGCGCCGGAGACCATCCTCCGGTTGTCGAAGATCCTGCGCTATATGCTGTATGAGGCGGGCGGATCGTTTGTCGCCGTCGAACAGGAACTGAAGGTCATCGGGGACTATATATCGCTGGAGAAGCTCCGCTATGACGAATCGCTCCGGATCAACTTCAACTACGACGTCGAAGACATGAAACAGGCGGTGCCGCCCTTGCTGTTGATGCCGATGGTCGAGAATGCCTTTAAACACGGCGCCTCCGAAACAAGGATTCATCCCTTTGTGGATATACACCTATCCATCGCCCAGCGGAAACTGGCCTTTTACGTCCGGAATTCGACGGAAGAACACAACGGTAACGGACAGGTCAGGGAAAATATAGGGCTATCCAACCTTCGCCGCCAATTGGAGTTGTTGTACACGGACTATGAAGTCTCGGTGGAGCAGAAACAATCGGAATTTTCCGCCACGCTAAAGATCAACCTCGCCAGCCATGTCTAA
- a CDS encoding LytR/AlgR family response regulator transcription factor has translation MSKIRCIIIEDEPLAVKILSDYIAQTPFLQLDATFRDALLATDHLRRAGTDLIFLDIHLPKLKGMAFLKTLSDPPAVIVTTAYHQYAVEGFSLNVTDYLLKPFDFERFLVAVNKVRKPVEQRDYIFINVQKKKVKVLFEDILYVESQREYVKITTTQNIFVTKMSTHEIEAVLPAHLFKRVHRSFIVSIRRIESYTAEMIEVGGVSIPIGKGYREGMDDL, from the coding sequence ATGTCTAAAATAAGATGCATCATCATCGAAGACGAGCCCCTGGCGGTAAAGATCCTGTCGGACTATATTGCGCAAACGCCTTTTTTGCAACTGGACGCGACGTTCAGGGACGCCCTCTTAGCCACCGATCATCTTCGCCGTGCCGGTACCGATCTTATATTTTTGGACATCCACCTGCCCAAACTCAAGGGTATGGCCTTTCTCAAAACGCTGTCCGATCCGCCCGCCGTTATTGTCACCACGGCCTACCACCAGTATGCCGTGGAGGGGTTTAGCCTGAACGTGACCGACTACCTGCTCAAACCGTTTGACTTCGAACGCTTCCTGGTAGCGGTGAACAAGGTGAGAAAACCCGTGGAACAGCGGGACTACATTTTTATCAATGTCCAAAAGAAAAAAGTAAAGGTCCTTTTCGAGGACATCCTTTATGTTGAAAGCCAGCGCGAGTACGTGAAGATCACCACGACGCAAAATATTTTTGTAACCAAAATGAGCACGCATGAAATCGAGGCGGTGCTGCCCGCCCATTTATTCAAACGGGTGCACCGGTCCTTTATCGTGTCCATCCGCAGGATCGAATCCTATACCGCGGAGATGATCGAGGTGGGTGGTGTGTCTATCCCGATCGGAAAAGGATACCGGGAAGGCATGGACGACCTCTGA
- a CDS encoding two-component regulator propeller domain-containing protein encodes MWTCACPVLAQLRTPVTFLDAEHGLSNNNVRCITKDHNGFMWIGTRDGLDRYDGNTFTVWRHQFKDTNSLICNFVLTLAVDHAGLLWIGTREGLDVYNSLTGRFSVVTWGHGQPLTGLIKELKEDGKGNMLIGVQGLGLLIKRPGASPALQVPLDGSYLYGVQSIQAGEDGRIWVQVQNKGLCLFDEPAGRLHLVNTQLPLASALEQVGGTLWLASGESLYTYSNGACIKKWTLPAGGSAPDEIWSFARGKNGHFLLGTRQGRLLEWDALSGELFSQDLHYGTIYGLFADDVAWLGTAKGGLGLIDPGRSRFHTEVPVPASAGRPPAFVTSLVETGNGNLVVATESDGVLLFDRRTERFTSYRGPTSISDMTGDAAGQVWIAANYGGVDRFDPVTHQFRRYRCTPEAGGIDNFVWTVYEDKQRNLWAATLRQGSIMGALFRFDRAADRFVLFDSSLSDLFTLYEDREGVLWAGNLNQLVDIDRVHHRHRFYTINSALRAIWEDKNGDLWLGTEGGGLLRFDRQTHKIVRRYTTDDGLCHNSVLNILEDKEGGLWLSTGGGLSRFSPSSGNFRNYYQSDGLQSNEFLFNSALRLRSGELAFGGIKGFNIFDPAAILETGQMPPLRLTGITVNGTAVEKNPGLVSRWGANQVEAIRVPFDKAFFSFDFTTLDYSTPQSITYAYYMEGWDGKWTEAGTQRKATYTHLNEGSYTFRVRSTNTEGKWNPQEIALSIVVLPPWYRTWWAYCFYGLILLSLARLYWIYRERQTKLKYQVALERQKADEQRSFFTNISHEFRTPLTLIINPVKDLLTQTERRAPDFSSPEEAAFERAELQVIHRNARRMLSLVDQLLLFGKADSDRLTTAALNLRDVCHEVYLSFSQQARAKNIHYTFSDEGDMEVYADREKVEIILFNLVSNALKYTPPDGFVSMRLRRGPAGITVEVADSGSGIPAEAGERIFERFYQAAGAATKPGFGIGLFLARQFTLAHKGALSYRSEEGKGTVFTLCLPVGHVPMGSAPVGAATAGEPMGAAPAERQPVRLFQELLVEEAPAAEAPLEAPPPLVEERKSILVVDDDTQLRQYIVSSFRERFTVHEATGGEEGMRLALEHYPDIVISDICMEGKSGIDLCKTLKGNPATAHIPVILLTGTLAAASRLEGIEGGADDYITKPFDMELLQARVANLLQSRSQLRQSIFNEITHNEAPRKISATDKAFLDRCTAVIESHLLEEDFSIAQLSVEMGISHSSLYKKVKALSGQSLNGFIRLVRLRNAAILCINSDYNVNEIATMIGIIDRTHFREQFQKVYGMTAAEYIRKYRKPLASQYTVKKPK; translated from the coding sequence TTGTGGACCTGCGCCTGCCCGGTCCTTGCCCAGCTCCGGACACCGGTCACGTTCCTGGACGCGGAACACGGTTTGTCCAACAACAACGTCCGTTGTATCACCAAGGATCACAATGGTTTTATGTGGATCGGCACCCGGGACGGCCTGGACCGGTATGACGGGAACACCTTCACCGTCTGGCGTCACCAATTCAAGGATACCAACTCACTCATCTGCAATTTCGTGCTGACGCTGGCGGTGGACCACGCGGGTCTGCTGTGGATCGGCACCCGGGAAGGGCTGGACGTGTACAACAGCCTTACCGGGCGGTTCTCGGTCGTTACCTGGGGGCACGGTCAACCCCTGACCGGTCTTATCAAAGAATTGAAAGAGGATGGCAAGGGCAATATGCTGATCGGTGTCCAGGGTCTTGGCTTATTGATCAAACGGCCGGGTGCATCGCCGGCCCTCCAGGTGCCGCTGGACGGCTCGTATCTCTACGGGGTGCAGTCTATCCAGGCCGGGGAGGACGGGCGTATATGGGTGCAGGTACAGAACAAAGGGCTTTGTCTGTTTGATGAACCGGCGGGCCGGCTACACCTGGTCAATACACAGTTGCCCCTTGCCTCCGCCCTGGAGCAGGTGGGGGGGACCCTCTGGCTTGCCAGTGGGGAAAGCCTGTATACCTATTCGAACGGCGCCTGTATCAAAAAATGGACCTTACCGGCGGGCGGTTCCGCCCCCGATGAGATCTGGAGCTTTGCGCGGGGAAAAAACGGACACTTCCTGCTGGGCACGCGCCAGGGGCGGCTGCTGGAGTGGGATGCGTTGTCGGGAGAGCTGTTCTCCCAGGACCTTCACTACGGGACCATCTATGGGCTTTTTGCGGACGACGTCGCCTGGCTGGGCACGGCCAAGGGCGGGCTCGGTTTGATCGACCCGGGGCGCAGCCGTTTTCATACGGAGGTGCCCGTCCCCGCTAGCGCCGGACGTCCCCCCGCCTTTGTCACCTCGCTCGTAGAAACCGGGAATGGAAACCTGGTGGTGGCGACGGAAAGCGACGGCGTCCTGCTTTTCGACCGGCGGACCGAACGCTTTACGTCCTACCGGGGTCCGACGTCCATATCCGATATGACGGGGGACGCAGCCGGTCAGGTGTGGATCGCCGCCAACTACGGCGGCGTGGACCGTTTCGATCCGGTCACCCACCAGTTCCGCCGGTACCGTTGTACCCCCGAGGCCGGGGGGATCGATAACTTCGTGTGGACGGTGTACGAGGACAAACAGCGCAACCTCTGGGCGGCCACGCTAAGACAAGGATCGATCATGGGCGCCCTTTTTCGCTTCGACCGGGCGGCGGACCGGTTTGTCCTTTTCGACAGCAGCCTGTCCGACCTGTTTACCTTATATGAAGACAGGGAAGGTGTGCTTTGGGCGGGCAACCTCAACCAGCTCGTCGACATCGACCGGGTCCACCACCGTCATCGTTTTTACACGATCAACAGCGCGCTAAGGGCGATATGGGAAGATAAAAACGGAGACCTGTGGCTGGGCACCGAAGGCGGCGGCCTCCTGCGTTTCGACCGGCAGACCCACAAAATCGTCCGCCGGTATACGACCGACGACGGGCTTTGCCACAACTCGGTCCTGAACATCCTGGAGGACAAGGAGGGCGGTCTTTGGCTGAGCACAGGCGGCGGTCTTTCCCGGTTCAGCCCGTCCAGCGGAAATTTCCGCAACTATTACCAAAGCGACGGTTTGCAAAGCAACGAGTTCCTGTTTAATTCCGCGCTCCGCCTCAGGTCAGGCGAACTTGCCTTTGGCGGTATCAAGGGCTTCAACATCTTTGACCCGGCCGCCATACTGGAAACAGGCCAGATGCCCCCGCTCCGGCTGACCGGCATTACCGTCAACGGGACAGCAGTAGAAAAAAACCCGGGCCTTGTGTCGCGATGGGGCGCCAACCAGGTGGAAGCCATCAGGGTTCCCTTTGACAAAGCCTTTTTCTCCTTTGACTTCACGACCCTCGATTATTCAACCCCCCAGTCCATCACCTACGCGTACTACATGGAGGGATGGGATGGGAAATGGACCGAGGCGGGTACGCAACGCAAAGCCACCTATACCCACCTCAACGAGGGATCCTACACGTTCCGGGTCCGGAGCACCAACACCGAGGGCAAGTGGAACCCCCAGGAGATCGCCCTTTCGATCGTCGTCCTTCCACCCTGGTACCGCACCTGGTGGGCCTATTGCTTTTACGGGCTCATCCTCCTGTCCCTTGCCCGTTTGTATTGGATCTACCGCGAACGCCAGACGAAGCTCAAATACCAGGTGGCCCTGGAAAGACAAAAGGCCGACGAGCAACGTTCCTTTTTCACCAATATTTCCCACGAGTTCCGGACGCCGCTCACGTTGATCATCAACCCCGTCAAAGACCTGCTTACCCAGACGGAGCGCCGGGCTCCGGATTTCTCGTCGCCGGAGGAGGCCGCCTTTGAACGGGCCGAACTCCAGGTGATCCACCGCAACGCCCGCCGGATGCTGAGCCTGGTCGACCAGCTTCTTCTTTTTGGAAAAGCGGACAGCGATCGGCTCACGACCGCCGCGCTCAACCTCCGGGACGTCTGTCACGAAGTATACCTCAGTTTTTCCCAACAAGCCAGGGCAAAAAATATACACTATACCTTCTCCGATGAAGGGGACATGGAGGTGTATGCGGACCGGGAAAAGGTGGAGATCATCTTGTTCAACCTGGTGTCCAATGCCCTGAAATACACCCCCCCTGACGGTTTCGTATCCATGCGGCTCCGCCGCGGTCCCGCGGGGATCACGGTGGAGGTGGCGGATAGCGGGTCCGGTATCCCGGCCGAAGCCGGCGAGCGCATTTTCGAACGCTTTTACCAGGCCGCCGGCGCCGCGACCAAACCCGGTTTTGGGATCGGGCTCTTTCTGGCGCGGCAGTTTACGCTTGCGCATAAAGGGGCGCTCTCCTATCGGAGCGAAGAGGGAAAGGGGACCGTTTTTACGTTGTGCCTGCCGGTGGGCCACGTACCGATGGGTTCCGCGCCGGTGGGCGCCGCAACGGCCGGCGAACCGATGGGCGCCGCGCCCGCCGAACGGCAGCCCGTCCGCCTGTTCCAGGAGCTGCTGGTGGAAGAAGCGCCCGCCGCCGAGGCCCCCCTGGAGGCCCCCCCTCCCCTGGTGGAAGAGCGCAAATCCATCCTGGTCGTGGACGACGATACCCAGCTCCGTCAGTACATCGTGTCCAGCTTCCGCGAGCGCTTTACCGTACACGAGGCCACCGGCGGGGAAGAAGGTATGCGGCTCGCGCTCGAACACTACCCCGACATCGTGATCAGCGACATCTGTATGGAGGGCAAGAGCGGGATCGATCTTTGTAAAACGCTCAAAGGCAACCCCGCTACCGCCCACATCCCTGTCATCCTGCTGACCGGCACCCTGGCAGCCGCCTCCCGGCTGGAAGGGATCGAAGGGGGCGCCGACGACTATATCACCAAGCCTTTTGACATGGAGCTGCTCCAGGCCCGGGTCGCCAACCTGTTGCAAAGCCGCAGCCAGCTCCGGCAGTCCATTTTCAACGAGATTACCCATAACGAGGCCCCCCGGAAGATCTCTGCCACGGACAAAGCCTTCCTCGACCGGTGTACCGCCGTTATCGAAAGCCACCTCCTGGAGGAAGATTTTTCTATCGCACAATTGTCCGTCGAGATGGGGATCAGCCATTCCAGCCTGTATAAAAAAGTAAAAGCACTGTCCGGGCAGTCCCTCAACGGTTTCATCCGCCTGGTCCGGTTGCGCAACGCCGCCATTCTTTGCATCAATTCGGACTACAACGTCAACGAGATCGCCACGATGATCGGCATCATCGACCGGACCCACTTCCGGGAGCAGTTCCAAAAAGTATACGGAATGACGGCGGCGGAATACATCCGGAAATACCGGAAGCCGCTGGCCTCGCAGTACACCGTAAAGAAGCCCAAATAA
- a CDS encoding DUF4395 domain-containing protein, producing MSKPIQFGEDVPGYQIRVLNEREIRAAAGILFLATFTSIMLIFFQGNFRPVKYVVTLFFLDFIIRVFISPRFAPTLILGRWIVSRQVPEYVGARQKRFAWAVGLALSATIFVFLVVVNAYSPITGLACMACLVFLYFESVFGICIACKMYTLFFRKKAQYCPGEVCDVKTRQKITAAQWLVMAAFILGIVALVYFFNGYYNRQPYDLFGINTPTK from the coding sequence ATGAGCAAACCCATCCAATTTGGCGAAGATGTCCCCGGTTATCAAATCCGGGTCCTGAACGAACGCGAGATCAGGGCCGCGGCGGGTATTCTTTTCCTCGCCACCTTTACATCCATCATGTTGATATTTTTCCAGGGGAATTTCAGACCGGTCAAATACGTCGTTACCCTTTTTTTCCTGGACTTTATCATCAGGGTATTTATAAGCCCCCGGTTCGCGCCCACCCTTATCCTGGGCAGGTGGATCGTGAGCCGGCAGGTTCCGGAGTATGTCGGCGCCCGCCAAAAACGATTTGCCTGGGCCGTCGGTCTGGCCTTGTCGGCAACGATATTCGTGTTCCTGGTGGTGGTCAACGCCTATAGCCCTATCACGGGGCTCGCGTGCATGGCGTGCCTGGTCTTTTTGTATTTCGAGTCTGTCTTTGGCATCTGTATCGCGTGTAAAATGTACACCCTCTTTTTCCGGAAAAAGGCACAGTATTGCCCCGGCGAGGTGTGTGACGTCAAGACCCGGCAGAAGATTACTGCCGCCCAATGGTTGGTCATGGCCGCTTTCATATTGGGGATCGTGGCACTGGTTTACTTTTTTAACGGGTACTATAACAGACAGCCGTATGACCTCTTTGGCATCAACACTCCGACCAAATAG
- a CDS encoding glycosyl hydrolase family 28 protein, which translates to MQRYRLFALLLCALTHGRAQQIYPATDALPRSTDFSVRVRTSGGPWKDLPVYGVKVADGNTGLFHPEVTNMAYFDFTDSVEVAVTPRRAFSNVRIRPALAPRFEGRTIRFTLSGPRNLSIELDGDIFHNLQLFAGAPETAAPDSNTLYYAPGVHIAGTVHLTSGQHVYLAGGAVVEGQFLIDHQHDVRISGRGILFQPGTPGGRDGRHDALLVQYSQNVDISGIIVLPATYTVLMGNSRHVTIRGIKSFSAGGNNDGIDIFCSEDVLVDSVFMRNSDDCIAIYGHRWDFYGNVRDITVSHSCLWADVAHPILVGTHGDPAHPDTLEGLHFLDLDILDHHENQIDYQGCMSLNAGDSNLIRHVRFEDIRVSDFRKGQLVNLRIMFNHKYNTAPGRGISDVLFKNVSYTGSHANLSIIAGYDDNHLIRNVTFQNLRINGKVISDNMPGKPAWYKTSDFAGFFVGEHVDGLKFEAQ; encoded by the coding sequence ATGCAGAGATACAGACTTTTCGCCCTCCTGTTGTGCGCCCTGACGCACGGTCGGGCGCAACAGATTTACCCCGCCACCGACGCGCTTCCGCGCAGCACCGATTTTTCAGTCCGGGTCCGCACCTCCGGCGGCCCCTGGAAAGACCTGCCCGTGTACGGGGTAAAGGTCGCCGACGGCAATACCGGGTTGTTTCACCCCGAGGTGACGAACATGGCGTACTTTGACTTTACGGACAGCGTCGAGGTGGCGGTTACCCCACGTCGTGCCTTTTCTAACGTCCGCATCCGGCCTGCACTGGCGCCTCGCTTCGAGGGTCGGACGATCCGTTTTACCCTTTCGGGCCCCCGGAACCTTTCCATCGAGTTGGACGGGGACATTTTTCACAACCTTCAGCTTTTTGCGGGTGCGCCTGAAACCGCCGCGCCGGACTCGAACACGCTCTACTACGCCCCCGGCGTCCACATCGCGGGCACCGTCCACCTGACCAGCGGTCAACACGTCTACCTGGCCGGTGGCGCCGTAGTGGAAGGCCAGTTCCTCATCGACCACCAACACGACGTCCGCATCTCGGGCCGCGGGATCCTTTTTCAACCAGGTACCCCGGGCGGGCGTGACGGCCGGCACGACGCCCTTCTCGTTCAATATTCCCAAAACGTGGACATCAGCGGGATCATCGTGCTCCCTGCCACCTATACCGTACTTATGGGCAACAGCCGGCACGTCACGATCCGCGGCATCAAATCCTTTAGCGCCGGGGGGAACAACGACGGCATCGACATCTTTTGCAGCGAGGACGTTCTCGTCGACAGCGTCTTTATGCGAAACTCCGACGACTGTATCGCGATTTACGGCCACCGCTGGGATTTTTATGGCAATGTACGGGACATCACCGTCAGCCATTCCTGTCTGTGGGCGGACGTCGCCCACCCTATCTTAGTCGGCACCCACGGCGACCCCGCCCACCCCGACACCCTGGAGGGGCTGCACTTCCTCGACCTCGACATCCTCGACCACCACGAAAATCAAATCGACTACCAGGGTTGTATGAGCCTGAATGCCGGAGACAGCAACCTCATCCGCCATGTCCGTTTTGAGGACATCCGCGTCTCCGATTTCCGCAAGGGCCAATTGGTCAACCTGCGCATCATGTTCAACCACAAATACAATACCGCCCCCGGCAGGGGCATCTCCGATGTGCTGTTCAAAAACGTCAGCTATACGGGCAGCCATGCCAACCTGTCGATCATCGCAGGCTATGACGATAACCACCTCATCCGAAACGTCACCTTTCAGAACCTCCGCATCAACGGAAAGGTTATTTCAGACAATATGCCGGGTAAACCCGCCTGGTACAAGACCTCTGATTTTGCCGGCTTCTTTGTTGGTGAACACGTGGACGGGCTCAAATTCGAAGCCCAATAA